A genomic window from Halogeometricum borinquense DSM 11551 includes:
- a CDS encoding DUF7519 family protein → MSQFGPEWHDAVDTVGAPDSSAAPFSASLAFGIAVVATFALGVAVGSPLGAVVTAVGASVVGWSAGELTSNENSRRAVGSISTLVGTSLLAVSIGLFGPEPFVGSVAAFALVAVAFDRFAGLTEDTVGVVSRAIIHSGVAIAGFAALALLVHFHVASTAALTTYGLFSLLSRMSPLVSVLVIELEVLFIVLTIEPAIERLERLTPETRVLDRITALDVVAVDIAAVPRGVWILVAGTGYLTATSWARVMFEQFLDSLSMLGTAVAFLLQSGFITGPLGFVVALLLAVFAVNMARLVVMFWLGSDPSETLSLAAGGFVVGSVAFVGGLIPSLSSIVSTTFSEGPLLQIMARVYGTGATLLAVVVGLLFVVLLILAVIVYLVEHEFVPPAAGGFALGSGLLFIAGLLVAATDAAAIVTVATVGAALLVWDLGENAVDVGQTLGTDAETRRGEAVHAAGSIAVVTGAVVLAAISLYVLGPLSVPAGRARFALLLLVVALCGFAVATYNE, encoded by the coding sequence ATGAGTCAGTTCGGACCTGAGTGGCACGACGCAGTGGACACTGTTGGCGCGCCGGATTCCTCGGCAGCGCCGTTCTCCGCGTCGCTGGCGTTCGGAATCGCCGTTGTCGCCACTTTCGCTCTCGGCGTTGCTGTCGGGTCGCCGCTCGGTGCTGTTGTCACCGCTGTCGGTGCGAGCGTCGTCGGCTGGAGCGCAGGCGAGCTCACGAGCAACGAAAACAGCCGCCGCGCCGTCGGGAGTATCAGTACCCTTGTTGGTACGTCGCTTCTTGCGGTCTCCATCGGCCTGTTCGGTCCCGAACCGTTTGTTGGTAGTGTCGCGGCGTTCGCACTCGTCGCTGTAGCATTCGACCGTTTCGCCGGACTGACCGAAGACACAGTCGGTGTCGTCTCCCGGGCGATTATCCACTCCGGTGTGGCTATCGCCGGCTTTGCCGCGCTGGCCCTGCTTGTACACTTCCACGTCGCCAGCACTGCGGCGTTGACCACGTACGGGCTGTTCTCTCTGCTCTCGAGAATGAGTCCGCTCGTTTCGGTCCTCGTTATCGAACTGGAAGTGCTGTTCATCGTTCTCACAATCGAACCCGCTATCGAGCGTCTGGAGCGCCTGACCCCGGAAACTAGGGTCCTTGACCGTATCACCGCGCTTGATGTTGTTGCTGTCGATATCGCTGCCGTTCCGCGTGGCGTCTGGATCCTCGTCGCTGGAACCGGCTATCTCACGGCAACTTCGTGGGCGCGAGTGATGTTCGAGCAGTTCCTCGATTCGCTCTCGATGCTCGGTACGGCCGTCGCGTTCCTCCTTCAGTCTGGTTTCATCACTGGCCCGCTCGGTTTCGTTGTGGCGCTTCTCTTGGCAGTGTTCGCCGTCAATATGGCTCGTCTGGTCGTCATGTTTTGGCTCGGATCTGACCCGTCGGAGACGCTTTCGCTGGCCGCGGGTGGGTTCGTCGTCGGATCGGTGGCTTTCGTCGGGGGTCTCATCCCGTCTCTCTCGTCGATTGTCTCAACCACGTTCTCCGAGGGGCCGCTGTTGCAGATCATGGCTCGCGTGTACGGCACCGGCGCGACACTTCTCGCCGTCGTGGTGGGATTGCTCTTCGTCGTCCTCCTTATCCTCGCCGTGATCGTCTACCTCGTTGAACACGAGTTTGTTCCACCTGCCGCGGGCGGGTTCGCCCTCGGCAGTGGACTGCTGTTCATCGCCGGACTTCTGGTCGCCGCCACCGATGCGGCGGCTATCGTCACCGTCGCCACTGTCGGTGCGGCTCTCCTCGTTTGGGATCTCGGCGAGAACGCTGTTGACGTGGGGCAGACGCTCGGAACCGACGCGGAGACGCGCCGTGGTGAAGCCGTCCACGCCGCCGGGAGTATCGCCGTCGTGACTGGTGCCGTCGTTCTCGCGGCTATCTCGCTGTACGTCCTCGGTCCGCTGTCGGTTCCGGCGGGCCGCGCGCGCTTTGCGTTGCTGTTACTCGTCGTGGCGCTCTGCGGTTTCGCCGTGGCGACGTACAACGAGTGA
- the thrC gene encoding threonine synthase: MSLELTAPAPDVPDVADDGVWLECIETGETYAPFDEIRYTSDHGHLLEVRYANPPTFEDFQGQGRGVWRYRSALPFEEGVSLPEGDTPLHEAPRLREDIGVNTLRIKHEGMNPTGSFKDRGMTVGVRVAKELGVDRLACASTGNTSAALAAYGARGGMETLVLLPSGKVAAGKIAQAALHDARILEVDGNFDSCLDIVQELAERGEVYLLNSLNPFRLEGQKTIGLEILEAFRDDYGRFPDRIVLPVGNAGNTSALYKAFRELVQSGALDPEQVPKLTGVQAEGAAPMVEAIENGWEDTKRWDEVETRATAIRIGNPVNAPKALPGIRETDGTAVAVSDEEITEAQRDLAGEGIGVEPASAASVAGLQKLRHEGVVDPDEDVVCLTTGHLLKDPDAAFEAGGEPEPVANDTEAVLEHIGAE, encoded by the coding sequence ATGAGCCTCGAACTCACCGCCCCCGCGCCGGACGTTCCGGACGTTGCAGACGACGGTGTGTGGTTAGAGTGTATCGAGACGGGCGAGACGTACGCCCCGTTCGACGAGATTCGGTACACAAGCGACCACGGTCACTTACTCGAAGTGCGCTATGCGAACCCGCCGACGTTCGAAGACTTCCAAGGGCAGGGTCGCGGCGTCTGGCGGTATCGCTCGGCGCTCCCGTTCGAGGAGGGTGTGAGTCTGCCCGAGGGTGACACGCCCCTTCACGAAGCCCCGCGACTGCGCGAGGATATCGGCGTGAACACGCTCCGAATCAAACACGAGGGGATGAATCCGACGGGCAGTTTCAAAGACCGAGGCATGACTGTCGGCGTCCGCGTGGCCAAGGAACTCGGCGTTGACCGTCTCGCATGTGCTTCCACTGGGAACACCTCCGCCGCACTCGCCGCCTACGGCGCGCGCGGCGGGATGGAGACGCTGGTGCTTCTCCCGTCCGGGAAAGTCGCCGCCGGGAAGATTGCGCAGGCCGCGCTTCACGACGCGCGCATTCTCGAAGTTGACGGAAACTTCGACTCCTGTCTCGATATCGTCCAAGAGTTGGCCGAACGCGGTGAAGTCTACCTGTTGAACTCGCTCAACCCGTTCCGGTTAGAGGGGCAGAAGACAATCGGACTGGAGATTCTGGAGGCGTTCCGCGACGACTACGGTCGCTTCCCCGATAGAATCGTCCTTCCCGTCGGCAACGCAGGTAACACTTCGGCGCTGTACAAGGCGTTCCGCGAACTCGTTCAGTCGGGCGCACTCGATCCCGAACAGGTGCCGAAACTCACCGGCGTCCAAGCCGAGGGTGCGGCCCCGATGGTCGAAGCCATCGAGAACGGTTGGGAGGATACGAAGCGCTGGGACGAGGTGGAGACGCGTGCGACGGCCATCCGCATCGGCAACCCGGTCAACGCACCGAAGGCGCTCCCCGGCATCCGCGAGACGGATGGGACGGCCGTCGCCGTCTCCGACGAGGAGATTACCGAGGCGCAGCGAGACTTGGCAGGCGAGGGTATCGGTGTCGAACCCGCCTCCGCCGCATCCGTCGCCGGTCTTCAAAAACTCCGCCACGAGGGCGTCGTAGACCCCGACGAGGACGTGGTGTGTCTCACTACCGGTCATCTCCTGAAGGACCCCGACGCCGCGTTCGAGGCGGGCGGCGAACCCGAACCGGTGGCAAACGACACCGAAGCCGTGTTAGAACACATCGGCGCGGAGTGA
- a CDS encoding helix-turn-helix domain-containing protein, protein MSDTPDMGDLIETDDPSFQHVLACVFGIQEHESRTYLTLLDNPGSTVAELADILDRDRSNVNRSLTTLMEKNLADRERRLLDPGGYVYQYTGTPLPEAKEMLHNALDKWAEQVHESIEEYGTE, encoded by the coding sequence ATGAGCGACACGCCAGACATGGGGGACCTCATCGAGACCGACGACCCCAGTTTCCAGCACGTCCTCGCGTGTGTCTTCGGGATTCAAGAACACGAGAGCAGAACGTACCTCACTCTCCTTGATAACCCCGGCAGTACCGTCGCCGAACTGGCTGACATCCTCGACAGAGATCGGAGCAACGTCAACCGTTCGCTGACGACGCTGATGGAGAAGAATCTCGCTGATCGGGAGCGACGACTGTTGGATCCCGGCGGCTACGTCTACCAGTACACCGGCACGCCGCTCCCGGAGGCGAAAGAGATGCTCCACAACGCGCTGGATAAGTGGGCAGAACAAGTCCACGAGAGTATCGAAGAGTACGGCACCGAGTAA